In Uranotaenia lowii strain MFRU-FL chromosome 2, ASM2978415v1, whole genome shotgun sequence, one genomic interval encodes:
- the LOC129741946 gene encoding uncharacterized protein K02A2.6-like has product MNGGSANWPLQPFNDAINPQGLRREWEEWLRSFELLVELKGVQTQHEKLVMLLTYGGRGLQRTYYNAGPAPEEIHPEPTRIPYRPEEEPEYDNAIKRLNKFFVGKHNDRVELEIFRSMRQTNEEAFNLFLLRLREQAVRCDFGERIEKEIMQQVTMGARDERVRDKGMENVMTLDEITNYAVNREILYKQKEKAKFVADESLVATVQRGNFRRAPYRTNRWKQPQSNHRTRFLNTQSRPMVRRNECYNCGAEDHYWQSPSCPGRRIKCNRCNVTGHYGRKCPGRQQNWPTRNVWKRPEGETNNLGEAPWKEELPRRPTASDVSEGHSYHLLRESDGIITCKIDTFPVQFLIDSGSSINSVTSEIWDKIGKTDVKIYKTKFQCSRQFKSYASEQPLQISAIFEAWISVNETKPKAYAEFFVVTGANKCLLSKQTAEELRVLKVGLDVQHVQTFKPFPKFPNIEVKLTIDEKIPPKRISYLRVPSAMEQKVDEKILEMLRCDIIEPVQGSSDWISPMVVVPKGKDDVRLCINMRYPNTAIQREYYPLPVIDTFLNRLRGSVCFSKLDITSAFHHIELHPDSRGITTFMTGRGLMRFKRLFFGINCAPEIFQRVMTQIVNGIDGVIVYIDDIVVTGRTRQEHDTRLRQVLKVIRQNNALLNEKKCSFGVDEIDILGFKVNAKGISPSDEKISAIKNFRKPETKEETRSFLGLVNFVGHFIPKLSSRSEPLRKFIRGEVEVFGKEQCDAFDDLRNDLTVKVLKLGFFDPLDATELYVDASPSGLGAVLVQRDKENFPRIICFASKGLTTSEKVYPQTQREALAVVWAVEKFYLYVFGMHFILYTDHKTLEYIYGGKHQDGRRACTRAESWALRLQPYTFTVKHIPGHMNISDILSRLCPNQEAAFDEASEHFLFAVGEGLTAINLDEIRNETRKDGTLTDVIEAMKTGNWPANLIRYEAFKKELGIMEGIVIRDERIILPQSLRNKALDIAHRGHPGVIAMRKILREKVWWPYMDRDVTNKVQECAGCAAVSSQFPPEPMTRKEIPERPWQDIAIDFFSVKECGTFLIIVDYFSRFLRVIEMKLTSASHTTSALQTLFDEHFYPETIRCDNGPPFASQEFASYCANKNIRLVHSIPYWPQMNGLVERQNQGLLRALRIAKTTNKDWRASLKEYVQMYNSTPHTVTGKAPIELMTGRPIKDLLPSIRTDPYLYREEAVRERDAVEKLKGKKYADSRRHATPSDIKVNDTVIVRSFDNGKLEPKFKLERFRVDRRAGSDCRITNDEGVSYRRSVTHLRKLPRENEGILTSSQGSPGKDESRAETTETGKDPSKGTMEAEQFRRMSSSEGVAPMATASASFGDMHRNLRNTSPIEKRPVRLRKPKVRYSP; this is encoded by the exons ATGAACGGAGGATCTGCTAACTGGCCTTTGCAGCCATTTAATGATGCCATTAATCCGCAAGGTTTGAGAAGAGAATGGGAGGAGTGGTTGCGCTCTTTTGAACTTCTCGTTGAGCTGAAAGGTGTGCAAACACAACATGAGAAGTTGGTCATGCTATTGACATATGGAGGGCGAGGCTTGCAGAGAACCTATTACAACGCAGGACCCGCACCAGAAGAAATTCACCCAGAACCAACCCGGATTCCTTATCGTCCAGAGGAAGAACCTGAATACGACAATGCGATTAAGAGGCTGAATAAATTTTTCGTGGGGAAGCATAACGATCGCGTTGAGTTGGAGATTTTCCGCTCAATGCGGCAAACCAACGAAGAAgcgtttaatttgtttttactaCGTTTGCGAGAACAAGCAGTGCGATGCGACTTCGGAGAacgaattgaaaaagaaattatgcAGCAGGTTACCATGGGTGCTCGCGATGAGAGAGTTCGTGACAAAGGAATGGAAAACGTCATGACTCTAGACGAAATAACCAATTATGCTGTCAATCGCGAAATCCTTTACAAGCAAAAAGAAAAGGCCAAATTTGTTGCTGATGAGTCTCTGGTTGCCACGGTTCAACGTGGCAATTTTCGTCGAGCTCCGTATCGGACCAACCGTTGGAAACAACCACAATCGAATCACCGGACAAGATTTCTGAATACTCAGTCTCGTCCGATGGTTAGGCGTAATGAATGCTACAACTGTGGAGCCGAAGATCACTATTGGCAGTCACCATCGTGCCCAGGTCGACGTATTAAGTGCAATAGATGCAACGTGACAGGGCATTACGGAAGAAAATGTCCAGGAAGACAGCAGAATTGGCCTACTCGTAACGTCTGGAAGCGTCCGGAAGGTGAAACGAATAATCTTGGAGAAGCTCCGTGGAAGGAAGAACTGCCTCGTCGTCCAACTGCAAGTGACGTGTCTGAG GGACACTCATACCATCTTTTAAGAGAATCTGATGGAATAATAACTTGTAAAATCGACACTTTTCcagttcaatttttaattgattctgGGTCTTCGATCAACTCTGTTACATCAGAAATTTGGGACAAAATTGGGAAAACCGATGTTAAAATATATAAGACAAAATTCCAATGCTCTCGTCAGTTCAAATCGTATGCATCTGAACAACCGTTGCAAATTTCAGCAATTTTTGAAGCATGGATTTCAGTGAATGAGACCAAACCGAAGGCATACGCTGAATTCTTCGTAGTGACTGGAGCAAACAAATGTCTTCTCAGCAAACAAACTGCTGAAGAGCTCCGTGTGCTGAAAGTAGGACTCGATGTACAACACGTTCAGACATTTAAACCATTTCCTAAATTTCCCAACATCGAAGTTAAGTTGACGATTGACGAAAAGATCCCACCCAAAAGAATTTCATACCTACGAGTTCCAAGCGCTATGGAGCAAAAAGTGGATGAAAAAATACTCGAAATGCTACGATGTGATATTATCGAGCCGGTGCAAGGTTCATCTGATTGGATTTCCCCTATGGTGGTCGTACCAAAAGGGAAAGACGATGTACGGCTTTGCATCAACATGAGGTACCCCAACACTGCTATCCAGAGAGAATACTACCCCCTCCCAGTTATTGACACTTTCTTAAATAGATTGAGAGGTTCGGTATGCTTTTCAAAATTAGATATTACATCAGCCTTTCATCATATCGAATTGCATCCCGACTCACGCGGCATAACCACTTTTATGACTGGGCGTGGACTTATGCGCttcaaaagattatttttcggtATAAATTGTGCGCCCGAAATTTTTCAGCGGGTAATGACCCAGATTGTGAATGGCATAGATGGCGTCATAGTTTATATAGACGATATTGTGGTGACAGGCCGCACCCGCCAAGAACATGACACCCGACTGAGAcaagttttgaaagtaattcgtCAGAACAATGCTTTGCTGAACGAGAAGAAATGTTCCTTTGGCGTAGACGAAATTGATATACTAGGGTTCAAAGTCAACGCGAAGGGAATTAGCCCGTCAGACGAGAAAATATCTGCTATTAAAAACTTCAGGAAACCGGAAACAAAAGAGGAGACTAGAAGTTTTCTAGGGCTGGTCAATTTTGTGGGCCACTTCATTCCGAAGTTATCTTCACGGTCCGAACCACTGCGGAAATTTATCCGTGGAGAGGTGGAGGTTTTCGGAAAAGAACAATGCGATGCCTTCGATGATCTCAGGAACGACTTGACAGTCAAAGTACTCAAACTTGGATTTTTTGATCCACTCGATGCGACTGAGCTTTACGTAGATGCGTCACCGAGTGGACTCGGCGCAGTCCTCGTCCAGCGTGATAAGGAGAACTTCCCCAGAATAATATGTTTTGCCTCAAAAGGATTGACAACATCCGAAAAGGTTTATCCTCAGACACAGCGAGAGGCCCTGGCTGTAGTATGGGCAGTAGAAAAATTCTACCTTTACGTCTTTGGTATGCATTTTATTTTGTACACCGACCACAAGACATTAGAATACATATACGGAGGAAAACATCAAGATGGTCGTCGTGCTTGTACCAGAGCAGAATCATGGGCTCTTCGTCTGCAACCTTATACTTTTACTGTTAAACACATTCCAGGTCACATGAACATATCTGACATTCTATCGCGTTTATGTCCAAATCAGGAAGCTGCGTTTGATGAAGCCTCAGAACATTTTCTCTTCGCTGTAGGGGAAGGTCTAACGGCAATAAACTTGGACGAGATTAGGAATGAGACAAGGAAAGATGGTACACTAACCGATGTTATTGAAGCTATGAAAACTGGTAATTGGCCGGCAAATTTAATACGATACGAGGCATTCAAAAAAGAGCTGGGTATCATGGAGGGTATTGTGATTCGGGACGAACGTATAATTTTACCGCAGAGTTTGAGGAACAAAGCACTGGATATAGCACACCGAGGGCACCCTGGCGTTATCGCAATGCGAAAAATTCTACGCGAAAAGGTTTGGTGGCCCTACATGGATAGGGATGTCACCAACAAAGTGCAAGAATGTGCAGGATGTGCGGCAGTTAGCTCGCAATTTCCTCCTGAACCTATGACAAGGAAAGAGATCCCGGAACGGCCATGGCAGGATATAGCAATCGACTTTTTTAGTGTCAAAGAGTGTGGTACTTTCTTAATAATAGTAGACTATTTCAGCAGATTTTTGAGGGTTATAGAAATGAAGCTTACCAGCGCATCGCACACCACCTCTGCGCTTCAAACCTTGTTTGATGAACATTTCTATCCGGAAACAATACGTTGTGACAATGGGCCACCCTTTGCGAGTCAAGAATTTGCTAGTTATTGTGCGAATAAAAATATACGATTGGTTCATTCTATACCGTATTGGCCGCAAATGAACGGCCTTGTGGAACGGCAAAACCAAGGATTGCTACGAGCTTTACGAATCGCAAAGACTACAAACAAAGATTGGCGTGCGTCATTGAAAGAATATGTTCAAATGTATAACAGCACTCCGCATACCGTAACAGGAAAAGCCCCAATAGAACTTATGACCGGGCGACCTATCAAAGACCTACTTCCGTCGATTAGAACGGATCCTTACTTATATCGGGAAGAAGCAGTACGCGAAAGAGATGCAGTGGAGAAattaaaaggtaaaaaataCGCAGATAGCCGCAGACATGCCACACCATCAGATATTAAAGTAAATGATACTGTTATCGTACGGAGTTTCGATAATGGTAAACTCGAACCAAAGTTTAAATTGGAGCGTTTTCGGGTCGACAGAAGAGCTGGAAGTGATTGCAGGATCACTAACGATGAAGGAGTTTCGTATCGTCGTTCGGTTACTCACTTGAGAAAGTTGCCAAGGGAAAATGAAG gcATTCTTACTTCCTCTCAAGGTTCCCCTGGAAAGGACGAGTCACGTGCAGAAACAACCGAGACCGGGAAAGATCCTAGCAAGGGCACAATGGAAGCAGAACAATTTAGACGGATGTCATCATCAGAAGGCGTTGCACCGATGGCTACGGCATCGGCCTCTTTTGGAGATATGCACCGAAATTTAAGGAACACTTCGCCAATCGAAAAACGTCCAGTACGACTACGGAAACCTAAAGTGCGGTATAGTCCGTGA